From the genome of Haloterrigena sp. KLK7, one region includes:
- a CDS encoding permease, whose amino-acid sequence MSAEQSLDGFLFDLYRQYIGEPEDRTDVYVGFGLFLGGIGLASIALLLFLWSSTFEARSAAHVTWAEPAYGIAMIALPLLMLGIVVLLPSERRVLYTSVAGVAITVAAVAGFLYAYPDDWNGYGADYTAQVVAVYAIGLAGLTASTGAALIAHYLDMAQRVEAVEADDEDEADELTDADVRGDIDEAMEDVELSWGGVQKTEHKRLSFSEDELDEVSIDADAGTKTTRSTGVDAQVAGLKGLKGGETKKTTSKSTVDDQTAKLKELREQQQAEELATADDDGSPLSGLLDRFRQLLGRK is encoded by the coding sequence ATGTCAGCGGAACAGTCCCTGGACGGGTTTCTCTTCGACCTCTACCGTCAGTACATCGGCGAGCCGGAGGATCGAACCGACGTCTACGTCGGCTTCGGTCTGTTTCTCGGCGGCATCGGCCTGGCAAGCATCGCGCTGTTGCTCTTCCTGTGGAGTAGCACGTTCGAGGCCCGTAGCGCGGCCCACGTGACGTGGGCCGAGCCCGCGTACGGAATCGCCATGATCGCACTCCCCCTTCTCATGCTGGGGATCGTGGTCCTGTTGCCCTCCGAGCGCCGGGTCCTGTATACGTCGGTCGCAGGCGTCGCGATCACGGTCGCGGCCGTCGCCGGCTTCCTGTACGCCTACCCCGACGACTGGAACGGATACGGCGCCGACTACACGGCACAGGTCGTCGCGGTCTACGCGATCGGCCTCGCCGGACTCACGGCCTCGACCGGAGCGGCGCTGATCGCCCACTACCTCGATATGGCCCAGCGCGTCGAGGCCGTCGAGGCCGACGACGAGGACGAAGCGGACGAACTCACCGACGCCGACGTCCGGGGCGACATCGACGAGGCGATGGAGGACGTCGAACTCTCCTGGGGCGGCGTCCAGAAGACCGAACACAAGCGTCTGAGTTTCTCCGAGGACGAGTTGGACGAGGTCTCGATCGACGCCGACGCCGGGACGAAGACGACCCGTTCGACCGGCGTCGACGCGCAGGTCGCCGGACTCAAGGGACTGAAGGGCGGTGAGACGAAGAAAACGACCTCGAAATCGACGGTCGACGATCAGACGGCGAAACTGAAGGAACTTCGCGAACAGCAACAGGCGGAGGAGTTGGCGACGGCCGATGACGACGGGTCACCGCTATCGGGGCTGCTCGACCGATTCCGTCAGCTGTTGGGCCGGAAGTAA
- the dph2 gene encoding diphthamide biosynthesis enzyme Dph2: MSQESEYTEGDLRNTGMQLKHDREWDYELEQIVEAIEERDAKKVGLQFPEGLKRRGPAVADDLRELSDDDVTFMLSGQPCYGACDLDTYLMKRTDVFVHFGHSPMKNTDKVIYVPLFSNVEVTPIMEEALDTLEPPEETEDVGLVTTAQHMNRYEEMSEFLEERGYDVHSRRGDERLTHEGQVLGCNYASADVPADQVLYVGGGKFHPLGLAMEYPEKHVVIADPVNNVVTVADTEKFMKQRYGAVHRAMDAEKWGVIFCTKIGQGRWEQAQEILDDNDDAYLITMDEVTPDRLRNFDMDAFVNTGCPRITTDDGPQFHKPMLTPGEYEIAVGNKSLEDLSFDTFHGTW; encoded by the coding sequence ATGAGTCAGGAGTCGGAGTACACCGAGGGGGATCTCCGGAACACCGGAATGCAGCTCAAGCACGACCGCGAGTGGGACTACGAACTCGAGCAGATCGTCGAGGCGATCGAGGAGCGAGACGCGAAGAAGGTCGGCCTGCAGTTCCCGGAGGGACTGAAACGGCGCGGCCCGGCCGTCGCCGACGACCTCCGGGAACTGTCCGACGACGACGTGACGTTCATGCTCTCGGGCCAGCCCTGTTACGGCGCCTGCGATCTCGACACCTATCTGATGAAGCGTACCGACGTGTTCGTCCACTTCGGCCACTCGCCGATGAAGAACACGGACAAGGTGATCTACGTGCCGCTGTTCTCGAACGTCGAGGTCACGCCGATCATGGAGGAGGCCCTCGACACCTTAGAGCCGCCAGAAGAGACCGAGGACGTCGGTCTCGTGACGACCGCCCAGCACATGAATCGCTACGAGGAGATGAGCGAGTTCCTCGAGGAGCGCGGCTACGACGTCCACAGCCGCCGCGGCGACGAGCGGTTGACCCACGAGGGACAGGTGCTCGGCTGTAACTACGCGAGCGCGGACGTGCCCGCGGATCAAGTTCTGTACGTCGGCGGCGGCAAGTTCCACCCCCTGGGGCTGGCGATGGAATACCCCGAGAAACACGTCGTCATCGCCGACCCCGTCAACAACGTCGTCACCGTCGCCGACACGGAGAAGTTCATGAAACAGCGCTACGGCGCGGTCCACCGCGCGATGGACGCCGAGAAGTGGGGCGTCATCTTCTGTACCAAGATCGGCCAGGGCCGCTGGGAGCAGGCCCAGGAGATCCTCGACGATAACGACGACGCCTACCTCATCACGATGGACGAGGTGACGCCGGACCGCCTGCGCAACTTCGACATGGACGCGTTCGTCAACACCGGCTGTCCGCGGATCACGACCGACGACGGCCCGCAGTTCCACAAGCCGATGCTCACGCCCGGCGAGTACGAGATCGCCGTCGGCAACAAGTCCCTCGAGGACCTCTCGTTCGACACGTTCCACGGTACCTGGTAG
- a CDS encoding AAA family ATPase, whose translation MSSTADTDDEVEVSADGLSVRKTFAADEFPVPAIRFEIESEREDQVEFRLSEDIPESFPMDKVGFHPEYHSDDWTAFQDNHVEFTGSLDANERLVTVYGIRIDDESEADAFLTKPELVEVSSDAESDSEAEEVDDDVIGNIVSEDRNQPVKDMIAGDSESVPGLEADDDEPEDTDAEADDADTETDAAEADGVAADDVEDEATVDDSVDESGGLDLDLDDVDPEPDETVTDEDEADDAPDIDLGFEEEEIPEPGDADADDGAEDDGAEDDGAEDEGPDAGVEIDLGADEVDDETDGTDEEPVADDEADVDEPTDESAGDADEPEIELDLEAAAASADDADDTDSAPEIEVEADEPSDEADEPDATDDAVAEPAEPAADEVDGEDETDALEEGATAAEEDETEPSEPDAESTIELDSDDEPVAASTSTANADDAAETESAEPELAAPVEESIGARLATEVREGELDDDDLAALRSALDLEPSGPEIAKVEHLQSRVEEVLAYTDALEAFLEENGTGEQLIEDLQSDLASLEDEFDAMGDRVADTEGRLDDTEGRLDDVETDLDAVSEDVTAVEADVDELSADVTDLETNVETVEADVEDVSADLDDVADDVDDLEEDIEDVRAEVTDIQDWRDQLGSMFSE comes from the coding sequence ATGAGTAGCACCGCCGACACGGACGACGAGGTCGAAGTCAGCGCCGACGGATTATCCGTTCGGAAGACGTTCGCGGCGGACGAGTTTCCCGTCCCTGCCATCCGGTTCGAAATCGAATCGGAGCGCGAGGATCAGGTCGAATTTCGTCTCTCCGAGGACATCCCCGAATCGTTCCCGATGGACAAAGTCGGGTTCCACCCCGAGTATCACAGCGACGACTGGACCGCGTTCCAGGACAACCACGTCGAGTTCACCGGCAGTCTCGACGCGAACGAACGCCTCGTAACGGTCTACGGTATCCGAATCGACGACGAGAGCGAGGCCGACGCGTTCCTGACGAAACCGGAACTCGTCGAGGTCAGCTCCGACGCCGAGAGCGACTCCGAGGCCGAGGAGGTCGACGACGACGTCATCGGCAACATCGTCTCCGAAGACCGAAACCAACCGGTCAAAGACATGATCGCGGGCGACTCGGAGTCGGTGCCCGGGCTCGAGGCCGACGATGACGAGCCCGAAGACACGGACGCTGAGGCTGACGACGCCGATACTGAGACCGACGCCGCCGAGGCTGACGGGGTCGCCGCTGACGACGTCGAGGACGAGGCCACCGTGGACGACTCCGTCGACGAGTCCGGCGGACTCGATCTGGATCTCGACGACGTCGACCCCGAACCCGACGAGACGGTCACCGACGAGGACGAAGCCGATGACGCGCCGGATATCGATCTCGGCTTCGAAGAGGAGGAGATCCCCGAGCCCGGGGACGCGGACGCTGACGATGGGGCCGAGGACGACGGGGCCGAGGACGACGGGGCCGAGGACGAGGGGCCGGACGCAGGAGTCGAAATCGATCTCGGGGCCGACGAAGTCGACGACGAGACGGACGGGACCGACGAGGAACCGGTAGCCGACGACGAGGCCGACGTCGACGAACCGACTGACGAATCGGCCGGCGACGCGGACGAGCCCGAGATCGAACTCGATCTCGAGGCCGCTGCGGCCAGCGCCGACGATGCGGACGACACCGACAGCGCGCCGGAAATCGAGGTCGAAGCCGACGAGCCGAGTGACGAGGCCGACGAGCCGGACGCGACGGACGATGCGGTCGCCGAGCCGGCCGAGCCGGCTGCCGACGAGGTCGACGGGGAGGACGAGACGGACGCCCTCGAGGAAGGGGCGACCGCAGCCGAGGAAGACGAGACGGAGCCGAGCGAACCCGACGCGGAGTCGACGATCGAACTCGACTCCGACGACGAGCCGGTCGCCGCCTCGACGTCGACAGCGAACGCGGACGACGCCGCCGAGACCGAATCCGCCGAGCCCGAACTCGCAGCACCGGTCGAAGAGTCGATCGGCGCCCGCCTCGCGACCGAGGTCCGCGAGGGCGAACTCGACGACGACGATCTGGCGGCCCTTCGCTCCGCGCTCGACCTCGAGCCGTCGGGGCCGGAGATCGCGAAGGTCGAACACCTCCAGTCGCGCGTCGAGGAAGTCCTCGCCTACACCGACGCTCTCGAGGCGTTCCTCGAGGAGAACGGCACCGGCGAGCAACTCATCGAGGACCTCCAGTCTGACCTCGCGTCGCTCGAAGACGAGTTCGACGCGATGGGCGACCGGGTCGCGGACACCGAGGGCCGACTCGACGATACCGAGGGACGGCTCGACGACGTCGAGACCGATCTCGACGCCGTCTCCGAGGACGTTACCGCCGTCGAAGCGGACGTCGACGAGCTCTCGGCTGACGTGACCGACCTCGAAACGAACGTCGAGACGGTCGAAGCGGACGTCGAGGACGTGTCGGCCGATCTCGACGATGTCGCTGACGACGTCGACGACCTCGAGGAAGACATCGAGGACGTCCGCGCCGAAGTCACGGACATTCAGGACTGGCGCGACCAGCTCGGTTCGATGTTCTCGGAGTAA
- a CDS encoding METTL5 family protein, with amino-acid sequence MSGPSRRTLARALEALADFSDPSPSLEQYLTPPEIAAHIAHQARMQGDLENWTVDLGTGTGMLAIAALLAGAEGVVGIDVDPDALALAQNNAARIDEAGNAGPLEWVRGDAAEPPLSPPADGDVTVLSNPPFGAQRGNRHADREFLETARSIATVSYTIHNEGSQEFVESYAADAGADVTHAFRAEFPIAKRFDFHTEREATLEAEVFRIEWRGSDS; translated from the coding sequence ATGTCCGGCCCGTCGCGGCGCACCCTCGCACGAGCGCTCGAAGCGCTCGCCGACTTTTCCGATCCATCACCTTCTCTCGAGCAGTATCTCACGCCGCCGGAGATCGCCGCCCATATCGCCCATCAGGCGCGGATGCAGGGGGATCTCGAGAACTGGACCGTCGATCTGGGGACCGGAACCGGGATGCTCGCGATCGCGGCCTTGCTGGCCGGCGCCGAGGGCGTCGTCGGAATCGACGTCGATCCCGACGCGCTCGCGCTGGCGCAGAATAACGCCGCGCGGATCGACGAAGCGGGCAACGCGGGCCCGCTCGAGTGGGTCCGCGGCGACGCTGCCGAACCGCCGCTGTCGCCGCCCGCCGATGGCGACGTCACCGTTCTCTCGAACCCACCGTTCGGCGCCCAGCGCGGGAACCGCCACGCCGACCGCGAGTTCCTCGAGACCGCCCGCTCGATCGCGACCGTCTCCTACACGATCCACAACGAGGGCAGTCAGGAGTTCGTCGAGTCCTACGCGGCCGACGCCGGCGCCGACGTGACGCACGCCTTCCGGGCCGAGTTCCCGATCGCGAAGCGGTTCGACTTCCACACTGAGCGAGAGGCGACCCTCGAGGCGGAAGTGTTCAGAATCGAGTGGCGTGGATCGGATTCGTAA
- a CDS encoding superoxide dismutase, with product MSDSQSEVAVRRRRVIETIGTTAAIALLGTGATTVPAAAQDESAAGRHPRYRLPELPYAYDALEPHIDERIMQLHHSEHHQSYVDSANAALEAFESMRESGEFDGVRAAKRDFSFNFSGHVNHTIFWQNMSPDGGGAPQGDLASALEAQFGSFEAFRSEFTATATAVEGDGWAMLFYEPLADALVIGQLEDQNELAHQRTVPILALDVWEHAYYPQYENDREAYVEAWWNVVDWADVGERYELLTETTLGDLETDAMRAK from the coding sequence ATGTCAGACAGCCAATCGGAAGTCGCCGTTCGACGGCGGAGAGTCATCGAAACGATCGGAACCACGGCCGCCATCGCACTGCTCGGAACGGGTGCGACGACGGTACCGGCGGCCGCACAGGACGAATCCGCGGCCGGCCGACATCCGCGGTATCGACTGCCCGAACTCCCGTATGCGTACGACGCGCTCGAGCCCCACATCGACGAACGCATCATGCAACTCCACCACAGCGAGCACCACCAGTCGTACGTCGACAGCGCGAACGCGGCGCTCGAAGCGTTTGAGTCGATGCGTGAGTCCGGCGAGTTCGACGGCGTCCGGGCGGCGAAGCGCGACTTCTCGTTCAACTTCTCGGGTCACGTCAACCACACGATTTTCTGGCAGAACATGAGTCCCGACGGCGGCGGCGCTCCCCAGGGCGACCTCGCGTCGGCGCTCGAGGCGCAGTTCGGCTCGTTCGAGGCGTTTCGATCCGAGTTCACCGCGACCGCGACCGCGGTCGAGGGCGACGGCTGGGCGATGCTGTTCTACGAACCGCTGGCCGACGCGCTCGTGATCGGTCAGCTCGAAGACCAGAACGAACTCGCCCACCAGCGCACAGTGCCGATCCTCGCCCTCGACGTCTGGGAACACGCCTACTATCCCCAGTACGAGAACGACCGCGAGGCCTACGTCGAGGCGTGGTGGAACGTCGTCGACTGGGCGGACGTCGGGGAGCGATACGAACTGCTTACGGAGACGACGTTGGGTGACCTCGAGACTGACGCGATGCGAGCGAAATAG
- a CDS encoding ABC transporter permease: MSPRLRRAAIRTRAVFGLAFAQLRRSPGRTALTVLAVTLAVLSVTLLASLGVGVVETGQNGLENAGRDIWVTSEPIASESDGAANPIVGAHAMSAEMTQRDDVSSASPIAMHELYVATDDEVERTSAVGVHETHDGFGFEAGGGFETELNHSDGNYSAADRPTEPTTEELVLDPGTAESLGVSVGDTVYIGTSRATARDNEFTVVGIASYYSQFLGTDVETVPLTDLQAVAGTTGTDRATFVTASVEDGADRDAVAAELDAAYPGYDVRTSDEQIGSMVEERPLVLASGATLVGLSLVGGIVLTVNLFALVAYQQRDELAALRAVGLSRWVLAGTIGVQGLVIGLAGGVVGLAATPLLTRGLNRLTAAVVGFESLLRTPVEVYAVGLALAIVVGTVVALLTGWRAGRYARLEHLEA; the protein is encoded by the coding sequence ATGAGCCCGCGACTCCGCCGCGCGGCGATCCGGACGCGAGCCGTCTTCGGTCTCGCGTTCGCACAGCTTCGCCGTTCGCCCGGACGGACCGCGCTGACCGTCCTCGCGGTGACGCTGGCCGTGCTGTCGGTGACGCTGCTGGCGAGCCTCGGCGTCGGCGTCGTCGAAACGGGTCAGAACGGCCTCGAGAACGCCGGGCGAGACATCTGGGTCACGAGTGAGCCGATCGCGTCCGAGTCGGACGGGGCGGCGAACCCGATCGTCGGCGCCCACGCGATGTCGGCCGAGATGACCCAGCGCGACGACGTGAGTTCCGCCTCGCCGATCGCGATGCACGAACTCTACGTCGCGACGGACGACGAGGTCGAACGGACGTCGGCGGTCGGGGTCCACGAGACCCACGACGGCTTCGGTTTCGAGGCCGGCGGCGGGTTCGAGACCGAGCTGAATCACTCGGACGGCAACTACTCCGCCGCCGATCGGCCGACCGAACCGACGACGGAGGAGCTCGTGCTCGATCCCGGGACGGCCGAGTCGCTGGGCGTGTCGGTCGGTGATACCGTTTACATCGGAACCAGCCGCGCGACGGCCCGAGACAACGAGTTCACCGTCGTCGGCATCGCCTCCTACTACTCGCAGTTCCTCGGCACCGACGTCGAGACGGTGCCGCTGACCGACCTGCAGGCGGTCGCCGGAACGACCGGCACCGACCGGGCGACGTTCGTCACGGCCAGCGTCGAGGACGGGGCCGACCGCGACGCCGTCGCCGCGGAGTTAGACGCGGCGTATCCGGGCTACGACGTCCGCACCAGCGACGAGCAGATCGGGTCGATGGTCGAGGAACGGCCGCTCGTCCTCGCCAGCGGCGCGACGCTGGTCGGGCTCTCGCTGGTCGGCGGCATCGTCCTGACGGTCAACCTGTTCGCTCTCGTGGCCTACCAGCAGCGGGACGAGCTCGCCGCGCTCCGGGCGGTCGGCCTCTCGCGATGGGTCCTCGCGGGGACGATCGGCGTCCAGGGGCTGGTCATCGGACTGGCGGGCGGCGTCGTCGGCCTCGCGGCGACGCCGCTGCTCACGCGCGGACTCAACCGCCTCACGGCAGCGGTCGTCGGCTTCGAGTCGCTCCTGCGGACACCCGTCGAGGTCTACGCCGTCGGTCTCGCCCTGGCGATCGTCGTCGGGACCGTCGTCGCGCTTCTGACGGGCTGGCGAGCAGGTCGCTACGCCCGACTCGAGCACCTCGAGGCCTGA
- a CDS encoding FtsX-like permease family protein, giving the protein MAGDDRFETTTAGTRRARWWGVVTVSVVRLWKRATGTKSRRIAATTAAVALTVALLIVVTGIALGLADGATVDRDDADVRIAPGESDSLAAVDGVEKPQLGDANARAERIREQEGVEHASPVLVEPVALESADGGEAKRILLVGVVPDGESRTVAGLPTDALESGDSHYADGSYDGPRRGEIVLSTAAAERLEAESGDELTPGGEHVPGDAAPSSTVTAVEAAGDGEAGTPVALVHLSELQTLSGASDGELADQVLVWGDGAAAESAAADEYPEATVQSVDRTNPASLFEDELAFATSLLALIVGVAICASFVATTMGMTVNEDRRTLAVLESVGFATRSRLAIVAVSTLLTTVCGALAGVALGAGGIYAVNRIAEATVAPGTVAEIHPLFVPYGVAVALVAGLVAVPYPLVVAARTSVLAEVGR; this is encoded by the coding sequence ATGGCAGGTGACGACCGGTTCGAGACGACGACCGCGGGCACGCGTCGAGCCCGCTGGTGGGGAGTCGTCACCGTCTCAGTCGTCCGCCTCTGGAAGCGCGCGACGGGGACCAAATCGCGGCGGATCGCGGCGACGACGGCCGCCGTCGCGCTGACCGTCGCCCTGCTGATCGTCGTCACCGGGATCGCGCTGGGGCTCGCCGACGGGGCCACCGTCGATCGAGACGACGCCGACGTCCGCATCGCCCCCGGAGAGAGCGACTCGCTGGCGGCGGTCGACGGCGTCGAGAAACCCCAACTCGGCGACGCCAACGCGCGCGCCGAGCGGATCCGGGAGCAGGAGGGCGTCGAGCACGCCTCGCCGGTACTCGTCGAACCGGTCGCGCTCGAGTCGGCCGACGGCGGTGAGGCGAAGCGAATCCTGCTCGTCGGCGTCGTTCCCGACGGCGAATCGCGGACCGTCGCCGGACTTCCGACCGACGCCCTCGAGTCCGGCGATTCCCACTACGCCGACGGCTCGTACGACGGCCCGCGCCGGGGCGAGATCGTGCTCTCGACGGCCGCGGCGGAGCGACTCGAGGCCGAGTCCGGGGACGAACTCACGCCGGGCGGCGAGCACGTCCCGGGCGACGCGGCGCCGTCCTCGACGGTCACCGCGGTCGAGGCGGCCGGTGACGGCGAGGCCGGGACGCCGGTCGCGCTCGTCCACCTGAGCGAACTGCAGACGCTGTCCGGGGCGTCCGACGGGGAGCTGGCCGATCAGGTGTTGGTGTGGGGCGACGGCGCCGCTGCGGAGTCGGCCGCCGCCGACGAGTACCCCGAGGCGACGGTCCAATCGGTCGATCGAACCAACCCCGCCTCGCTGTTCGAGGACGAACTGGCCTTCGCGACGAGCCTGCTCGCGCTGATCGTCGGCGTGGCGATCTGCGCCTCGTTCGTCGCGACGACCATGGGGATGACCGTCAACGAGGACCGGCGGACGCTGGCCGTCCTCGAGTCGGTCGGCTTCGCGACGCGGAGCCGGCTCGCGATCGTCGCCGTCTCGACGCTGTTGACGACCGTCTGCGGCGCGCTCGCCGGCGTCGCGCTCGGCGCGGGCGGGATCTACGCCGTCAACCGGATCGCCGAGGCGACCGTCGCGCCGGGTACCGTCGCCGAGATCCATCCGCTGTTCGTCCCCTACGGGGTCGCCGTCGCGCTCGTCGCGGGGCTGGTGGCCGTCCCCTATCCGCTCGTCGTCGCCGCTCGCACGTCGGTCCTGGCGGAGGTGGGACGATGA
- a CDS encoding zf-TFIIB domain-containing protein — translation MECPRCQGSLDELSLGDVSTTMCPHCGFADIPVEHVREWEEPESWRDAFNRFYEN, via the coding sequence ATGGAGTGTCCACGGTGTCAGGGCTCGCTCGATGAACTCTCGCTGGGCGACGTCTCGACGACCATGTGTCCCCACTGTGGATTCGCGGATATCCCCGTCGAACACGTCCGCGAGTGGGAGGAACCGGAATCCTGGCGCGACGCGTTCAACCGGTTCTACGAGAACTGA
- a CDS encoding MBL fold metallo-hydrolase produces MVQSDWGDWLVRDVEDASPDSVGIWYLGCNGFVLKGREGTTVYIDPYLGLGTPPRTIRMIPVPFDPEDVTEADAVLATHEHSDHVHGESQAPILESTDSPFYAPDDSLAVAREENWTDEWDLDDEQFVDVSEGETIEIGEFTVHVEAANDPDSTQPVSYVFEHETGTIFHGGDTKPSDEFERLGEEYDIDLGILAFGTVGMIPDKETGEPKRTRWYNDENQIIEAAESLELDRLLPSHWDMWKRLTSDPKVLHHHTRSFDYPRELEIVEIGDRIDL; encoded by the coding sequence ATGGTCCAAAGCGACTGGGGAGACTGGCTCGTACGCGATGTCGAAGACGCCTCGCCCGATAGCGTCGGGATCTGGTATCTCGGCTGTAACGGCTTCGTCCTCAAGGGACGCGAGGGGACGACCGTCTACATCGATCCGTATCTCGGCTTAGGCACGCCGCCGCGGACGATCCGGATGATCCCCGTTCCGTTCGATCCCGAGGACGTCACCGAGGCCGACGCCGTTCTGGCGACCCACGAACACTCTGATCACGTCCACGGCGAGAGTCAGGCACCGATCCTCGAGTCGACGGACTCGCCCTTCTACGCGCCCGACGACAGCCTCGCGGTGGCCCGCGAGGAGAACTGGACCGACGAGTGGGACCTCGACGACGAGCAGTTCGTCGACGTGAGCGAGGGAGAGACGATCGAGATCGGCGAGTTCACGGTCCACGTCGAAGCGGCCAACGACCCCGACTCGACCCAGCCGGTCAGCTACGTCTTCGAACACGAGACCGGGACGATCTTCCACGGCGGAGACACGAAACCGAGCGACGAGTTCGAGCGCCTCGGCGAGGAGTACGACATCGACCTCGGGATCCTCGCGTTCGGGACCGTCGGGATGATCCCCGACAAGGAGACCGGTGAACCGAAGAGAACGCGCTGGTACAACGACGAGAACCAGATCATCGAGGCCGCCGAATCGCTCGAACTCGATCGGCTCCTGCCGAGTCACTGGGACATGTGGAAGCGGCTCACGTCCGATCCGAAGGTCCTCCACCACCACACCCGGAGCTTCGACTACCCGCGGGAACTGGAGATCGTCGAAATCGGCGACCGGATCGATCTCTAG
- a CDS encoding ABC transporter ATP-binding protein — MSDHALRRTTPQAGQTTDDRESTTAVRLEDVTHEYGSSGGRGRSSEDRTVTALRDVTLDVRAGETVGLEGPSGSGKSTILHAVSGLLVPTEGRIQLLDTADLASLSDRERTRLRRHHVGIVFQRFHLLPSLSARANVALPLVQAGIGRATRRERAESLLEQVGLGDRIDHSPGELSGGERQRVAIARALVTDPDVIVADEPTGELDTDTGADVLDLLTDIGRDRTVLVASHDDSTLAVADRVVTLRDGQVVDDGR, encoded by the coding sequence ATGAGCGACCATGCACTCCGGCGGACGACCCCCCAGGCCGGCCAGACGACCGACGATCGCGAATCGACGACGGCCGTTCGCCTCGAGGACGTCACCCACGAGTACGGCTCGAGCGGCGGGCGCGGTCGCTCGAGCGAGGACCGGACGGTGACGGCGCTGCGAGACGTCACGCTCGACGTACGCGCGGGCGAGACCGTCGGCCTCGAGGGACCGAGCGGCAGCGGCAAGTCGACGATCCTGCACGCGGTCAGCGGGCTGCTGGTGCCCACCGAGGGGCGGATCCAGCTGCTCGATACCGCCGACCTCGCGTCGCTTTCGGACCGCGAACGGACGCGGCTGCGGCGCCACCACGTCGGAATCGTCTTCCAGCGGTTTCACCTCCTGCCGTCGCTGTCGGCCCGCGCGAACGTCGCCCTCCCCCTCGTTCAGGCCGGGATCGGCAGAGCGACGCGACGCGAGCGGGCGGAATCGCTGCTCGAGCAGGTCGGTCTCGGCGATCGGATCGATCACTCGCCGGGCGAACTCAGCGGCGGCGAACGCCAGCGCGTCGCGATCGCGCGGGCGCTCGTGACGGATCCGGACGTGATCGTCGCCGACGAGCCGACGGGGGAGCTCGACACGGACACCGGCGCGGACGTGCTCGACCTCCTGACCGACATCGGGCGCGACCGGACCGTACTGGTCGCCTCTCACGACGACTCGACGCTGGCCGTCGCCGACCGCGTGGTCACGCTTCGCGACGGGCAGGTGGTCGACGATGGCAGGTGA